Sequence from the Phragmites australis chromosome 6, lpPhrAust1.1, whole genome shotgun sequence genome:
GGACACAACGTGGCGGGTCTTCTCGCTGAAGGAGCTTCAGTCTGCAACCAACAATTTCAATTATGATAACAAGCTCGGCGAGGGTGGGTTCGGCAGCGTCTACTGGGGCCAGCTTTGGGATGGATCACAGGTGCAGTCTCTCTTGAAAAAGGAAACGCAACATCTTGCATTGTGCTGTGTGCACACTTTTGCTGTATTTTTAGCTTCTAGCGTTTTTGGTATTGTTGGTAGTGATGGAGGGACCTGCTGATGGTGATGATTGTATCTTAGTTTGTTTATTTTCACCTTGTAGTGTTGTTTTTGGTTCTAGCAGCATTTGGAATCTCAAATGGAGTTCACAGCTGTTCTGTGAATATTCTTTTGAAGATGACAGCCATCCAAACTAGACCTTAGCTTGAGATCATGTTAAGCATGAACTTTTTGGTCCTAGAAGAGCGCTGACTTTTTCTTACTACTAAAATTATAGCCATAGCATCGTTGTAGATCACATGATCAACTAACTATATATGATAATAGGTGTAAGCACAAACTGAAGAGGTAAAGAAACCACATAGCATAATAGAAGGCCAGTTAACAATCAGTCAATCACAGAGTCTTGACAAATACAGACAGTTCCTCTACTTTTCCTATGTGTATCTGTTTTAATCCTCTTCACCTAATATTCTAGAAGCAGaaaaacatataacatcacaatatTTTTGGATGGAAGATAAACAGCTTGGGAGTTGGGAAGGACTGGGTAACTGAAGTCCCCCATTGGATTTATCCTTTTTACAAGATTTAACATAGGAGAGATAGAGAAACGATGCTAAATATGATGATAAATTTTCATGATCATTATTGAGGAGGATGGAGTTTGATTATGCTGTGTTGACACTGATATTGCAACGAACTAGCTTTTGGTGCAATGGCATAACCATAAACTGCTACAGCTTACTGGTTTGTGTTTTCCTGGGATAACAAACATACAGACTTGCTAAAGTGTTAAGGGTGTTATTGTATACTCGACTTATTTTAGTTAAGGGGATATGGCTCCATTACCCAGATCGCAGTCAACTAAAATTCTATTATACCTGGGTCTGCCTGGACCTGGCATGTTCAtaaacttttattttttctagtcCATTCACATATCAATCACTTCAgctagttgttgttgtttgaaCTCTATAGCAAACACCTAATGGATCCAAAAGTTTGCATTGTTCTTGCTATATGTATGAAGTGTATTTTCATTATGGGCATGGTTAAATAAAAATGGAGCTCCTGACTCATGGGCAGGCTATACTTAACGATCTATTATTTGGTAGTCTATAACAAAAAACAAAATCCCCTACATTGAAGCTTCTTGATTCCTTCTACATTTCCAAAAGTTGTTTACAAATATAAGCGGTTATAAGAGCCTTCAAATTAAGTGGGTTTGAACTGTCAGGGCCAATCTCATTCATGCGACAACAGCTTATTGAAATGCTGGAACAAAAGATTAACAACTTTTTGTGGGATCTTGAGCTATGTGGTCCTTGTGGGCTCTTTGGTTTGTTTGCGTACAGTTTGAGTTTTTCAATAAAAGTTTCATGAAAGGACCACGTACGTTGTATTTACTATTTACCGTGTACAGTTTCAGTTTTTCAATAAAAGTttcattttctctgcaacttaaCGCTTCAGTCATTAAACAGATTGCCGTGAAAAGGCTTAAGAGTTGGAGCAACAAGGCTGAGACTGAATTTACTGTCGAGGTTAAGATTTTGGCACAAGTGAGGCACAAGAGCCTTTTGAGCTTGCGTGGATATTGTGCTGAAGGCCAGGAACGTCTGATAGTCTATGATTATATGCCAAACCTTAGCTTGCACTCTCACCTTCATGGACAGCACGCAGGTGAATGCAATCTTAGTTGGGAACGAAGATTGAAGATCGCCATTGATTCTGCAGAAGGGATTGCGTAAGCCTCACAACATCATCTCATCATATTCATCATACTGATGCAGTTTTACATTTATAATCTCTTCATTTTGTAGTTATCTTCATCACTATGCTATGCCGCATATCATTCATAGAGACGTCAAGGCGAGCAATGTTCTCTTGGACTCGAATTTCCATGCCCGGGTCGCTGATTTCGGGTTCGCTAAGCTCATTCCAGATGGCGCAACACATGTCACCACAAAGGTGAAAGGTACACTCGGTTATCTTGCACCGGAGTATGCGATGCTTGGGAAGGCCTCTGAAAGCTGCGACGTCTTCAGCTTCGGAGTAATGCTTCTAGAGCTTGCCAGCGGAAAGAAGCCAGTTGAGAAACTAAACCCCACTACGAAGCGAACCATAACCGAATGGGCACTTCCACTCTCCCGTGACAAGAAGTTCAAGGAAATTGCTGACCCAAAGCTCAAAGATGGCTTCGTCGAGGATGAGCTGAAGCGAATGGTGCTTGTTGGGCTTGCGTGTTCTCAGAACAAGCCAGAGCAGAGACCGATTATGTCTGAAGTTGTTGAGCTGCTCAAGGGAGAATCCGCTGAGAAGCTTTCCAACTTGGAGAATGATGAGCTGTTCAAGCCTGAACAGACCAGCTCGTACCAGGGCTCATCCGGACCAGATAGCTCAGATTGCATAATTGAGGAGAAGAGTTCCAAAGCAGATGTGATAGAGGAGGCAGTCGATTCCAGTGAGACTGTGCCCTCAGCAAGGTAGTCTGAAGCATAGGATGATATTGTCAAGAGGTGACATGAGCTCCCAATCTGGGAGAAGTGTGCTTATCTAAGTGTATTTAAGTTATTCCTTGTTAGTAGCAGGTTATTTGGGTGCTTCCCTACCCAGTTCACAGATATCCTCGTCTGTGTACGGTCAATTTGATTTGGTGTGGTTGTCTTATGGCTTGTAAAATTCTGCACATCTGGGGCTGTTGTTCACTGTATTGTTGTGATTACCGTGTATCTATCTTAATTCATCAGCCCATAGTTCATCAAATTGGTCCTTCCATGGCATTCACAAGCAGGGAAAATGATCTTTTTCACCCTGTACATGACTTTCATGTGCAATTCTACCTAAGATGGTTCCTTCTGCAAGGTCATCGGCAGGGCATCTCTAACAATACAATTTTCAAAAGATATTGTTCCCAATTTTACATACATCATAATACTTagagctattttttattttatctcttTCAAAAATTAGtttataagattttttttcacgTCAGCAAGAAAGATTCCCCTCCATATCAGCTTTATCTCTACCTAATTTACTTCTCTTTTCTCTGTATGCTATAATAATAAAAGTAGCTGCTATAGCTGCCCTCAGTGTAAGAAATTTCTACGTAACTGATCATCGCTCGAAATGCTTGCCGATTTCTCTGTCAGTGTAAGAACTTCCAATGTACTGAATGAAATAAACAAAGCAGACCCCAGAGCTAGGCTGGGTATCTGAAATCGGCCCTAAGAAGTAAGAATGTTGTGGCTGAAACAACCTGGTGCCAATCAAGCAGTGCATCCAGCTTTCCAGGCAAGATTCGGAAGTTACAAGACACAGGCTAGTGCTGAAGAAACAAGTATGGGTGAGCCGTGAGCCGTGAGCCACAACAATACGAAAGCGCCCATAACCATGTCGCACGGATACATGTATACAGCTACTAATGTAACTCGCTAACCCATGAATATAATAGCATGCAACTAATGCAAATACAACAAGATTAATCTAATAATTACCCCCTAATCTTGTTGCCTTTATTTCAGTACCTCATCGCCAGGCTTCAAAGTAGCGCTGGCTCATCGTCGGCATCTGCCGTGACGAGAAACGCTTCTTTCTCCTTCTTGCATTTCTTCTCCCAAGAGTAGTGCCCGTACTCTTAGCAATTGTAGCAGCGCACCTTTGCCTTGTCAAAAGTGCCcttcttgttgttgttcttCCAACGTGCTTTCCACTCCTCCTCTGTGAGGAGCAATGGGCTACCACCTGTTTCAGCTTCATTATTATCAATCTCATATCTCTCCTCAACGGACTTGAGACGGCCGGTGAGCTCTTCAATGGACAACGTCTTCCAGTCAATCAGCTGCTCGATTGAAATGGCCACCTGTGTgtacttgggggggggggacaacACGAAGGAATTTCTTCGCCACGGCCTCATCTTCCAACGTGCCTCCCAAAGTACGGATGTTGTTGACGAGGCCCGTCAGTCGCATGGCGAAATCGTCCACAGACTCGCCTTGCTTCATGCGGATCAACTCAAACTCTTTGCGTAGAGACTGTTCCTTCGCCTCACGCACACGCTCAACGCCGATGCGTATTGTGCGCACCGTCTCCCACACCTCCTTCGCCAAGTTCTTCACGGCAAGTGTCGACAACATCTCCGGTGGCACCGCTTGGAGGATGGCTGATAGTGCCATCCTGTCGATCTGGTAGTCCGCACCGCCGGGGTCGATGGCCTCCCACACTCCTTGAGCCTGCATGTTTATCTTCATCAAGAGAGACCACTCGATGTAGTTCGTGGATGTCAGCATGGGGTAACGCACAGTCACCTCCGCCTCCTTCACATGCTGCACCACTAGCTCACGATTGCCGTCGTTGCCACTGTCGCTCTTGCTGGCATTGCCGTCAACGACGCGCGCTCGGGGCGAGGATGGTGCCGTCTTCTCACCGGCGTCCGCCATCACAGGCTCACGAAtgcctagctctgataccaattgttgaaacacacacacaaaggCAAGCAATAGCACACGAAGAGGAACCCACAGAGGCTTTGCGGCACAACACAACTTGTGCATTTTTATCTTGTTTCTCTTGAACTGAAATGAATACATGGTCTGCTATTTAAACACACGCGCACACAATAGCTAATCACCTTGCCGTATCCCACGATGTGCACATCTAGCCGTAGGAACCGGTATGCAACAACCAGTGCCTAAACTAACTCGCTTACCTGCATGTAACAACTAGCACATGTCCAGCAATTTTACTCGGTTCATCACCGTACCAATGCATGCGTCCATGCAAAGCTCCACTTGACATGTTCTTTCTCCTGGACGTGCGCCACGACTCGACCTGCCGCGACTTGGCCGCAACACTGACATATGCATAGCTAATTCATGTAACACAATCGTGCACTCACCTCCTGGCTGGCGATCAGCTCTCTACGCACTCCTGATCCGGTTACTACGCCATGCGCACGTATACATGTATACAGCCACTAATGCAACTCGCTAACCCATGAATACAGTAGCATGCAACTAATGCAAATACAACAAGATTAATCTAACACTGTCCTTGGCGGGGAGGTGGGAGACGACGTGTAGGAGGATGTCATCGGGGAGGCCACTGATCTGGTCTACTCCGTCGCCGTCTTCGGGGTCCTCAGCGGTGGCGCAGGAGAGGGACACTGTGGTGGAGACGGGCGGCTTGGGGGAGGGAAGCGTAGATGAAGCCGAGCACCGTGTTCTGGCGGCCGTCCAGCGACCCAGGGTCCAGCCCGTGGCGCATCACCGCAAGCATCGTGTCGTCCATGCTGAGGCTGTCGCAGCGCGGGCGCGGCCAGCACACGGCGGTGGGGATGGTGACCGTCATGCCGTGCGCGTGGAGTAGGGTTTTGGTCGGAGAGGCGGCGCGGTCAAGGGTTCACTGGACTGCAGTAGCAGCGGTCACCGTTCCACTGCTCTGCCGAGGAGCCTGGAGGCTGCTCCATTTGGTTCGACCTGTACATGGGCCGATCCAGGCCGGAGCTGAAGAAGCCAGCTCAGCCCAAAAAGCCTTTAAGATGAGTTTGCGTCTCTAAACTGGAAAGCCCAGCCCTTTCGATGCGCCGCCGTCTCGCCGGAGTCTCTGTTCCTCGTGCCGGAACCCTCGTTGAGCCATCTGTGTTTTTGTTTCAGTTTCTCAACTGTGCTCAACTATGTCATTTATGTATTTCTTGGAGAAACATGATCCGTTGGTATTACTCGGAGAACATTATCCATCGTTTTCTTTACCGAAAGAAAATAACTCATTTGTTGGTTTTGGTTTAATTACCATTGTTGCAATCACCCGTACCGCCTTAGCGAGTTCAAAATGTTactataaaacatattttatatatttaccTATTTTAAAAACCCCAGTACAACATatagatatatacatatactcAAAGAAAATTCTGTTTTGATATGACACACAAGCAACAATTTTAGAATTTGATTCCTAATAGGTTGTGGTATAACCACCGCCACTAACCTCCTAAGCCAAtactttgttctcttttcaCACTGCTGGTTTCTGAAAAAGGAACCTTGGCTGTGTAGGCTGTTGCTCAACGGTCACTGACGATTAGCCAGAATTCTCCTGTTTTGAACCTTGATCGAGCCTTCTCTATGTTTTTTCGTTGATTGTTATTATTCTCTGATACAAAGATACATAGATTTTATGCACATTCTAAAATAAAGATATGCTGCTCACTGTGGAAATGTGCTTGTTTCGCTCGGCCCTGACATCGTTTGAGCTACACTGTCGTCTCGTCGAAGAGGTCTGGTGGCTCACGTGGATGACATCGTAGGAGTCATCCGCTGATAGGATCGCACTGAGCTAGAGAAGCAATCGAGTGCGAATCGAAGTAATCGGAGAAAGAACAGAAAGAAACCTCTGGCAAAATTGGGGAAAGTAGCTACGTACGGCTACTGTATTCTACTTACAACTCAAGCAATACATCAAGTCTGAAATGTTCTCCCCACATATGACTTGGCTGATTAAATCCCCCAGTTTAATTATAACATTACAGCGATAAAATGAAGATTTAACTGAACTTAACAGAATAGCTTAATCTATCATAACTGTAATTCTCTGACAAAAGTAACAGAAAGGTAATAAAGCAGGCAGGCCAGTTCTCAGCCGTTGATCTCCAACAAAGAGGTATCCTGCGATCCACAATGTCCACGTGTCTTTACTCTCCGCCTTTAATAGCTCTGTCATGACTATGCCCCCCTATTGCGACAACACTTGCCCCCAAGTGTCTGATGGAATGAACAACTGATGGTGCTGGTGTTGAAAAACCTTGAGGCCACCACTCCTTGATGATTTAGCTATAAAAATCCGGAAAGGTCGATATGATGAAGTCCCTATCCTCCCAAGTCGCCTCATCAGGAGTGTTGATCTCCCACTGAATGAGCCACTGGGTAATCATTGAATCACCTCGAGGTAATGCTCTTGTCTCCAGGGCAACAATTGGAGTAGATTTGATGCAGTCATAAGAGTCCACCATTGGAAGGTCTTCAGAAGGAATTGCTTTAGGGCCGAGATGACTTTTGAGCTAGCTCACATGGAACACAGGATGAATCTGAGCTTGAGGTGGAAGTTACAGTTTTATATGCCACAATACTAATCTTTTGTAGAATTATGAAGGGACCATAGTATTTGGTTACAAATTTTACAGAATTTCTGATTCCAAATGCCATTGTTGATATGGCTGCATTTTTAGATAGACAAGGTCACAAATGTTGAAGATTCTTTCAGACCGTTTGAGGTTAGCAACTTTCTTCattcttgcttgagcttgagATAAGTTAATATTCAGTGAATGAATCATACTGTGTTTCTCATGAAGGAAGTCCTTGGCTGCAGATTCAGACCAGGAACACTCACTTCACTTACCAATGGAGGAGAAAATCCATATAAAGCCTGAAAGAGAGTGCACTTAAGGGGTGAGTGGTAATTTTTGTTATACCACCACTCAGCAAGAGGTAaccaagaagaccatcttttgGGTTTAGAGAAGACCATGCATCTCAAATAACTTTCCAAACATTGATTAACACGTTTGCTTTGTCCATCACTTTGTGGATGGTAAGCGAAGCTGAAATTGAGGGAAACCTTGAAAGATTTGAAGAGGGCTTTCGAAAAATCACTTGTGAAGATCCTATCATggtctgaaacaatagtagttggCAATCCATGAAGCTTGAAGATGTTGTCAATGAATACTTGAGCCACTGTGTGTGCACTGACAGGATGAGAAAGAGGCAGAAAACGAGAGTATTTTGTCAACCTGTCAACAACCACCATAATGATATCCTTGCCACTGGAATTTGTTCTTGATTATTAAATCATTGAGCTTTCTGTAATCAACTCAGAATCTCCAGGTTCCATCTTTTTTTTAGCTAAGATGGAAGGTGAGGAGTAAGGACCCTTACTAGGTTGGATCAATCCTTGCTCTAACATTTGTTTTACTAGTCTTTCAATCTCATCTTTTTGATAGTGTGGAATCCTATATGACCTCAATTTAGGAGGAGTAGTACCTGATTTCAATGGAATAGAATGAGCACAGCTTCTTTGGAGGCAAACTAGTAGGTCCAGAGAATACATATTTGTACTAGTCTAATAGAGAAGTGATTATCAAATCATATTGTTGTTCCTTTCATTTTCATAACTTATAAGCTTGAGTTATAGGATATAACCCACGACCCCTTTAGACAGCAATTTGTCAAAGTTTTTAGTAGATATTGAACAAGGATTGTTAGCTGATGAATAGTCATCCAAACATAGCTGGTTATGGCCACGCTTCTGAATGGTCAGTAATCTGCGTTTGAGGTCAATTTCTATAGGGTTGTGTTCAAAAATCTAGTCACAACCAAAAATGAGATCATAACTTCTGAGTTCTAGCAGCTAAAAGTTGGAATAAAATTTCTCTTTGTTGATTGTGTATGGACACTAAGGAACATATCCACCTGATTTTAGCTCACCACCCCTAGAAAAAATCACAGCTTGTAAACCTATGTGTTGAATTGAGCATTCAGCCTTGTGGGCAAAGGATATGTCCATAAAACTATGTGTACTGCCACTATCCACAAGTGTTATAGCCCTTTTCCTGCCCAATATTATCAACAAGCAGAATGTTGAAATAGTTCTAGTACCTTGTACTACTTGTTTTGATATTTGCATGAGAGATGATGACTGAGGCATATCTTCTTGCTTAGGCCGAATGTCTTGATCACCATCAGAACAGTGCAACTCATCTTGTTTCAGGGAAATGGCATGAGCACCTCCTTGATAAAATCTGTATTTTTGTTTGTGTTTTGGAGTCCATGGGACTAAACATTTCTAACATGTACTTGTATCATTTGTCCTGGTGGTAAGATTTGGCAGTTTCTCAATCCTAGTAGTATTTTGCACTCTTTGGGTGACCTGTTGAGATGTGGCAATTTTTTGTTATGAGCTCATTCCCAATGGCTATTTGGTTGATCCAACAGGGTATGTATTATAGTATTTCCTGCTCAATATTGCTCTTTCCAGATCTAGTGCAATCACATAAGCTTCCTCCAAGGAGTTAGACATGTGTGGTTTGAAGAAGTGCTTGATTTGGTCTTTTAGTCCCTAACAAACATCTAATGTAATAATATTTCTAGAGGTCAGGATGTTGTCTTTCCATTCTAGATATGAGTTCTTCAATTATCAATGTATAAGGACACAATTGTTTCTTGAGATAATGAATGAAACTGTTCAACCACATCATAGACACTATGTTTAGCAAAATGATTACAGACCATGATGCAGAACTAAGTCCACTTGAGTTGCCTTGGAAATAGACGCAAGCTTGCCACCAGTGCTCTACATGCCCTGAGCAATATAATGTTACCATAGAAACCCACATATCAGGAGGAACTGCAACCAAGTCAAAATACTTTTCATATTGTCTTATCCATCCATTTGGATTTTCTCCTTGGAATGTTGGGAAGTCCAATTTGGGTTTGGATATGGAGAGGTTAAAGGAGTTTACCTGTTGTTTGTGCCC
This genomic interval carries:
- the LOC133922520 gene encoding PTI1-like tyrosine-protein kinase At3g15890, which gives rise to MGWASCCKRSDGAEPGKRKNKKDTTWRVFSLKELQSATNNFNYDNKLGEGGFGSVYWGQLWDGSQIAVKRLKSWSNKAETEFTVEVKILAQVRHKSLLSLRGYCAEGQERLIVYDYMPNLSLHSHLHGQHAGECNLSWERRLKIAIDSAEGIAYLHHYAMPHIIHRDVKASNVLLDSNFHARVADFGFAKLIPDGATHVTTKVKGTLGYLAPEYAMLGKASESCDVFSFGVMLLELASGKKPVEKLNPTTKRTITEWALPLSRDKKFKEIADPKLKDGFVEDELKRMVLVGLACSQNKPEQRPIMSEVVELLKGESAEKLSNLENDELFKPEQTSSYQGSSGPDSSDCIIEEKSSKADVIEEAVDSSETVPSAR